In the Malania oleifera isolate guangnan ecotype guangnan chromosome 1, ASM2987363v1, whole genome shotgun sequence genome, one interval contains:
- the LOC131156939 gene encoding uncharacterized protein LOC131156939 isoform X3, translating into MADLLCSSVLLTNSTSTAQMSVRARAVLEKGNKMRVPFELKRGQSRLFHELPSGLNMEVIFQRGAGAAYADENNKSAQIKPPLVFVHGSFHAAWCWAEHWLPFFSRSGYDCYALSLLGQGESDAPASPVAGSLQKNLKLPPVLLGHSFGGLIVQYYIPNIRNQQFLETENSYPKLAGAVLVCSVPPSGNSGLVWRYLFSKPIAAFKVTLSLAVKAFQTSLPLCKETFFSASMEDHLVIRYQQFMTESSRMPLFDLRKLNASLPVPSAPKSSIEVLVLGANDDFIVDAEGLGETGRFYAVQPVCIEGVAHDMMLDCSWEKGADVILSWVRGLNKQDPI; encoded by the exons ATGGCTGATCTCCTCTGTAGTTCTGTTCTTCTTACGAACAGTACTTCTACAGCACAAATGTCCGTTAGGGCCCGAGCTGTCCTTGAGAAAGGTAACAAAATGCGAGTTCCGTTCGAGTTGAAGCGGGGGCAGTCTCGTCTCTTCCACGAGCTACCCTCAGGATTAAACATGGAGGTCATCTTCCAGAGGGGTGCGGGAGCTGCATACGCAGATGAGAATAATAAGTCTGCTCAGATTAAACCGCCTCTTGTGTTTGTCCATGGAAGCTTTCATGCAGCTTGGTGCTGGGCTGAACATTGGTTGCCCTTCTTTTCACGATCTGGGTATGACTGCTATGCACTTAGCTTGTTGGGTCag GGTGAAAGTGATGCACCTGCAAGTCCAGTTGCTGGTTCTCTCCAG AAAAATCTCAAGTTGCCACCAGTGCTGCTTGGACATTCATTTGGTGGGCTCATTGTTCAGTATTACATTCCAAATATAAGGAACCAACAATTTCTAG AAACAGAAAATTCATACCCAAAACTTGCAGGAGCTGTGCTTGTTTGCTCTGTACCTCCTTCAGGCAATAG TGGTTTAGTGTGGCGTTATCTTTTTTCAAAGCCTATTGCTGCATTTAAG GTCACGCTCAGCTTGGCAGTAAAAGCTTTTCAAACATCTCTGCCTTTATGCAAGGAAACATTTTTCTCTGCATCAATGGAGGATCATCTGGTCATACG TTACCAACAGTTTATGACAGAAAGCTCAAGGATGCCATTGTTTGATCTACGGAAGCTCAATGCATCACTTCCTGTTCCTTCAGCGCCAAAATCGTCTATTGAAGTTCTAGTCCTGGGTGCAAATGATGATTTCATAGTG GATGCTGAAGGACTGGGTGAAACAGGCAGGTTCTATGCCGTGCAACCAGTCTGTATTGAAGGGGTTGCCCATGACATGATGTTGGATTGCTCATGGGAAAAGGGTGCAGATGTAATCTTATCATGGGTTCGTGGTCTAAACAAACAGGACCCAATATGA
- the LOC131156939 gene encoding uncharacterized protein LOC131156939 isoform X2 has translation MADLLCSSVLLTNSTSTAQMSVRARAVLEKGNKMRVPFELKRGQSRLFHELPSGLNMEVIFQRGAGAAYADENNKSAQIKPPLVFVHGSFHAAWCWAEHWLPFFSRSGYDCYALSLLGQGESDAPASPVAGSLQTHASNVADFIQKNLKLPPVLLGHSFGGLIVQYYIPNIRNQQFLENSYPKLAGAVLVCSVPPSGNSGLVWRYLFSKPIAAFKVTLSLAVKAFQTSLPLCKETFFSASMEDHLVIRYQQFMTESSRMPLFDLRKLNASLPVPSAPKSSIEVLVLGANDDFIVDAEGLGETGRFYAVQPVCIEGVAHDMMLDCSWEKGADVILSWVRGLNKQDPI, from the exons ATGGCTGATCTCCTCTGTAGTTCTGTTCTTCTTACGAACAGTACTTCTACAGCACAAATGTCCGTTAGGGCCCGAGCTGTCCTTGAGAAAGGTAACAAAATGCGAGTTCCGTTCGAGTTGAAGCGGGGGCAGTCTCGTCTCTTCCACGAGCTACCCTCAGGATTAAACATGGAGGTCATCTTCCAGAGGGGTGCGGGAGCTGCATACGCAGATGAGAATAATAAGTCTGCTCAGATTAAACCGCCTCTTGTGTTTGTCCATGGAAGCTTTCATGCAGCTTGGTGCTGGGCTGAACATTGGTTGCCCTTCTTTTCACGATCTGGGTATGACTGCTATGCACTTAGCTTGTTGGGTCag GGTGAAAGTGATGCACCTGCAAGTCCAGTTGCTGGTTCTCTCCAG ACACATGCAAGTAATGTTGCTGATTTCATCCAGAAAAATCTCAAGTTGCCACCAGTGCTGCTTGGACATTCATTTGGTGGGCTCATTGTTCAGTATTACATTCCAAATATAAGGAACCAACAATTTCTAG AAAATTCATACCCAAAACTTGCAGGAGCTGTGCTTGTTTGCTCTGTACCTCCTTCAGGCAATAG TGGTTTAGTGTGGCGTTATCTTTTTTCAAAGCCTATTGCTGCATTTAAG GTCACGCTCAGCTTGGCAGTAAAAGCTTTTCAAACATCTCTGCCTTTATGCAAGGAAACATTTTTCTCTGCATCAATGGAGGATCATCTGGTCATACG TTACCAACAGTTTATGACAGAAAGCTCAAGGATGCCATTGTTTGATCTACGGAAGCTCAATGCATCACTTCCTGTTCCTTCAGCGCCAAAATCGTCTATTGAAGTTCTAGTCCTGGGTGCAAATGATGATTTCATAGTG GATGCTGAAGGACTGGGTGAAACAGGCAGGTTCTATGCCGTGCAACCAGTCTGTATTGAAGGGGTTGCCCATGACATGATGTTGGATTGCTCATGGGAAAAGGGTGCAGATGTAATCTTATCATGGGTTCGTGGTCTAAACAAACAGGACCCAATATGA
- the LOC131156939 gene encoding uncharacterized protein LOC131156939 isoform X1, with protein sequence MADLLCSSVLLTNSTSTAQMSVRARAVLEKGNKMRVPFELKRGQSRLFHELPSGLNMEVIFQRGAGAAYADENNKSAQIKPPLVFVHGSFHAAWCWAEHWLPFFSRSGYDCYALSLLGQGESDAPASPVAGSLQTHASNVADFIQKNLKLPPVLLGHSFGGLIVQYYIPNIRNQQFLETENSYPKLAGAVLVCSVPPSGNSGLVWRYLFSKPIAAFKVTLSLAVKAFQTSLPLCKETFFSASMEDHLVIRYQQFMTESSRMPLFDLRKLNASLPVPSAPKSSIEVLVLGANDDFIVDAEGLGETGRFYAVQPVCIEGVAHDMMLDCSWEKGADVILSWVRGLNKQDPI encoded by the exons ATGGCTGATCTCCTCTGTAGTTCTGTTCTTCTTACGAACAGTACTTCTACAGCACAAATGTCCGTTAGGGCCCGAGCTGTCCTTGAGAAAGGTAACAAAATGCGAGTTCCGTTCGAGTTGAAGCGGGGGCAGTCTCGTCTCTTCCACGAGCTACCCTCAGGATTAAACATGGAGGTCATCTTCCAGAGGGGTGCGGGAGCTGCATACGCAGATGAGAATAATAAGTCTGCTCAGATTAAACCGCCTCTTGTGTTTGTCCATGGAAGCTTTCATGCAGCTTGGTGCTGGGCTGAACATTGGTTGCCCTTCTTTTCACGATCTGGGTATGACTGCTATGCACTTAGCTTGTTGGGTCag GGTGAAAGTGATGCACCTGCAAGTCCAGTTGCTGGTTCTCTCCAG ACACATGCAAGTAATGTTGCTGATTTCATCCAGAAAAATCTCAAGTTGCCACCAGTGCTGCTTGGACATTCATTTGGTGGGCTCATTGTTCAGTATTACATTCCAAATATAAGGAACCAACAATTTCTAG AAACAGAAAATTCATACCCAAAACTTGCAGGAGCTGTGCTTGTTTGCTCTGTACCTCCTTCAGGCAATAG TGGTTTAGTGTGGCGTTATCTTTTTTCAAAGCCTATTGCTGCATTTAAG GTCACGCTCAGCTTGGCAGTAAAAGCTTTTCAAACATCTCTGCCTTTATGCAAGGAAACATTTTTCTCTGCATCAATGGAGGATCATCTGGTCATACG TTACCAACAGTTTATGACAGAAAGCTCAAGGATGCCATTGTTTGATCTACGGAAGCTCAATGCATCACTTCCTGTTCCTTCAGCGCCAAAATCGTCTATTGAAGTTCTAGTCCTGGGTGCAAATGATGATTTCATAGTG GATGCTGAAGGACTGGGTGAAACAGGCAGGTTCTATGCCGTGCAACCAGTCTGTATTGAAGGGGTTGCCCATGACATGATGTTGGATTGCTCATGGGAAAAGGGTGCAGATGTAATCTTATCATGGGTTCGTGGTCTAAACAAACAGGACCCAATATGA